In the Brettanomyces nanus chromosome 1, complete sequence genome, CAACTACTTGTAATTGGCTCGAGTGCACTTGGCTCTGCTCTGTTTATATTCTCTACAGTGGGCCTATTTGCGGCAAATACTACGGCCGGAAGTGTGACCCTGATTGTTGTCTCGTGTGTCTTTATAGGAATTTTTGCAACCACTTGGGGTCCATTGGTGAGCATTGTGGTGTCAGAATTATATCCACCCCAAATTAAGGTGAAAGCCATGGCAGTCTGTGGTTGCACTGGGTGGATAGCTACGTTTTTAGTTTCATTTCTGACACCACCTTTAACAGACCTTTTGGGATTCGGCCTGGGATACATTTTTTTCGTGCTCACGCTAAGCAGTATACCATTTATATACAAGGTTGTTCCAGAAACTCGACATTTGGAAATCAATGAGTTAGATGCCATGTACGAGAATGACCGCTAGTAATAAaccattttttttaatgGGTCAAAATTTGTACTAATTTATTGTTGAATTAGAAAGAGGTAGATAATATTAACTAATAGGAAGAAGGCTGGACCTTTTGGTAAGCACCTTTAGCTTGTTGCTTGCTGAGGTTATTGAAACCACCAGCAACTCTTTTAGCCTTCTCggtctttctcttttccttatcaagcttcttcttctctttcttgacCTTGAGAGCTTCCTGAGTCTTTGCCTTTCTCTGCTCAGGTCTCATAGAACGTCTCTCTTTGatcaaatccaaagatGCACCAACGACGGCTCTCTGGTGCTTGACAAACTTTCTTGCcctcttcttttgaacttcttcagtAACACCCTTCTTGTGTTGCTTTCTGAACAAGACAGTCCATGccaatcttcttggattctttctctgGTGGAACAAAGAAGTGCTTTTAGAGTTTTGGAATCTGAACACCTTGGAGTCACATCTGACGTAAAGAATACCTCTACCTGGGTAGATTTTAGAACCGGAAAACGAGTCAACTTCGACCTTCATTGTGCTGTGTTGTTCTTATTCTTGATGCTGTTTTGCTAAGAAACTACAAGAGAACTCTTTATGTAAAAACGtacgaagaaaaaaactCGATGAATTTTTTAATCGCTAGCTGCCCCTACAGGGAGCTTCCCTGGTGGAGTAACTGTAATCTTGGCGGTGTCCtggtggaagaaaaattttgagATCGaactgaaattttttttgctgCCATCTTGAACAGTCACACACCTGACACCAGAAGAAAAGCCTTGAcgatttttcatttttcatggtaaaaaaaaaaatttcagcGGATTTGACTTTGAAGTCTTGTTCAAgtctcctcttctttcttcaccacaAATACACACCAACTAATCAAATTAGGCCGGAGTGACGAACAATACACAGAGATGGTCAGTATATTTCTACTAGGATAATCAGCAGGAAAGAAGTGCATACTAACATGCAACTATAGGCATTAAAATCTAAATCTTCAGATAACATGAACTCCAAGCTTTCCTTGGCCATTAGGTCAGGAAAGTATACCTTGGGTTACAAATCGACCGTTAAGTCCTTGAGAAGAGGTAAGGCTAAGTTGATTATCATTGCTGGTAACACACCAGTTTTGAGAAAGTCAGAGTTGGAGTATTACGCTATGTTGTCTAAGACTCCAATCTACTACTTCCAAGGTGGTAACAATGAGTTGGGTACTGCTTGTGGTAAATTGTTTAGAGTCAGTACTTTAGCTGTCTTGGATGCTGGTGACTCTGACATTTTGTCTGCTGTCGAGAACTAAGGATAATTCTATAGATTAATTACAGTTGATTAATAATGGTGTAGTAGAAGTAGGTCCAAATGGGTCCAAATGGTCCAAATGGTCCAAATGGTCCAGACGGATCCAGCTGGGTTCAGACGGGTCCAGACAAGTCTAGATGGCTTCTGCGCATTGTTTCGTAATTTTTTCTGTCCGGAGCTCTGACGATCGGGGTGTACGGCTATGTCAATGATTAGCGAGAACAAGTGGGGTAACACACTAATCATACCAAAATTATTgaaagatggagatgaacTTGATGTACAATAATGCCTGGAAGGAGTTTGGAACGAGCTTCCCTACGAGTCCATACTCTATGTCAAGCTGATTATAATTGCTTTGACAAATCGGACAACCACCTCGGGCACAGTTGGTCGAAATTTGAACTACCAAGTTGGAATAATAAATCGTGGAGAAAAGCCTGACTAACAAGGTGGCCAGGTGTCCTAATGGAAATAGCCGTGCTTTGCCCGGTAGATCGCCCTTTCAACTCCCCAGGGAGCGGTTGGGACAAACGATTTTTTCCAACGTGCGAATATCTCCAATCCGCATTTTATTCCTTTGTTACTCTCTAacagtttttctttctttctaagTATCCAGATTCAATGAGCAATTCTAAAGAGGAAACTACTGGCACTACTAGTGCACTAGGTACTGACTCGACTACGGAGGTTACCGAAGCTGAGGAGTCGTCGCCTATTAACGAGAGCCCGCTATTTGACATCTATATCCGATTCAATGGCGATGAAGAACGTGACTACTGTTTCCAAGTCCACGCAGACACCACATTTGGtgaattggtgaagatcTTTGACACTCTTCCTTTGAACCTTTCTCCGTCTATTTTCTACGAGAGAATCCCTACCAATTTCCAACTCTCCACGGAACCCGGTGTGTTAACCAGAGAGGGAGGCCTCTTGTTTGGTGACAACGCAGGCAAACAGCAATACTTGAAGCTTGTTCGTAATGACGATGTCATTTCTGAAAAGTCTTGGCCTGGACAGCTCATTATTCCTGTTTTTCCTGAGAGAAGTTTCCTCAAGTATTCTCTAATCTCCCTATTAGCCGTTTGGCTTTACACAGATTTACCCGATTTCATTTCCCCTACTCCTGGAATCGGTTTATTGACTGCACTAATGCGGGTTGCTGCATACATCTTAACAAACGTGCTAAATTTCAAGAGTTTGGCTGATAGCATGCTAGAGAGTGTCCTTTCTCCCACTCCTATTGCAGCTCagattcttttctttgtcttGCATATTGCAAAGGTTCTTGTCATTTACTTGGTTATGTGGCTTGGTGCATTTAACCCTTACTCGATCTTCAAGAAGGCCCCTGCCATCCAGAGAGAGGCCTTGGTCAAAATTGGCTGGACCAGCTCTAAGAAGGCTATTGCCATGGATTTCAGTAAGGATTATAGAACCTACAGAACTTCCAAAGTTGGTGGTCTTTTACAGGCTCACAGACTTGGATTGTTGGACAAATTGAGATATACTACCGTCAATTTGGGTCCCGGTGAAGGATTCGATTCTCCTCTCGTTTGGAACTTACCTAAGGACACACCTGATGATGGAAAATTCCTTCTCTCTTACTCCTATTTGAAAGAACAGGAGGAGTTCTTCCAGGAAAGATACTCGAAGGTGAGCGATTCTGAATTTGCTTCTGAGTATAAACATTTCAGAAGATATGGACCATTTGATGCACCTGAAAAGGTGACCAAATTCTGTGATAGGAGAATTATGATGAAAGATGGTGACATTACCGGAAAGCCTTTCCCTGAGGTTAAGGAGgacgagaagaaggacgagaagaaggaggatgagaagaaggagcCTAAATCAGTGGAAGGTAAAGAGCAGACACCTTTACTAGCCGAGAAACAGTAAAGCCCTTCCAGATCTTTGTACTATCTTTGCGCTCTATCTTACAGtctgtcttttctttgctaGCTTCAGGAGTGCCTTTTTGTTGTCTTTTTGTCCTTTCTCTTGCGCTTTCCTTACTGTGTACATCTTTAGAATGAATTATTAACCTTGTATTTGTGTATATTAGTCAAGAATGACGTCGTCACGCGCCCAATGCTTTTCGGGTGTAATTGGATGGAAGAAGCTCATCTCAAGAATGGCTGAAGAATACGATCTTTTTGACGAAAGACACATACACTCTTCCAAGACTTCCATCACATCCTCCCAAACTTGGCTACCTTCTGTCTTGATCACTTCTCCCTGCTCGCTGAGGTAGTGTAATCCCTCCCAGGCAGGTGAATCGTCTGCAAATGtatcaccttctttggcATCGTCCTCCAATGCCTTCCGTATAATGTAGCCAAGAGCATGCTTATGTTCTGCTATAGGCAGGTTGCATTCAAATCCCAGTCCATGCTCTTTTGCACATTCCTTCATGGCTTTGATGCCAAATACATTGGTAAGCTCAGCCAATGCCTCGGTATCATCagatgaattgaaaaatgggAATCTTCGAGCAAGTAGGGTCAACAATATGACACCTGCAGACCAGATATCTACGGAAAAGGTCTGATTGGGACACTTCATTAATACCTCAGGAGCACGAAATCCTCTAGTACCGGCCCTGTTGGCTCGTCTACCAGGACGGGGGTCGTCTCGAAGATAACCACGCACCATAagatcattttcaaatgAAGGAACCTTTTCGTCTAATATATGATGCGCACATGGACAGAGATTGATATCTCCCTCGGTCTCTTTCTCAGCCAATCCAAAGTCAACCAATACACCATGTCTAGTGAATGGATCatacaagaagttggtCGGTTTAATATCACGATGAATGATCCCCCCTTGATGCACATGATACAAGGCTGTCAATAGTTCTTCCATATACTTACGGATTCCCGGCATCGGAAGATCTCTGTAAAAATCCCTGAAATCCGCGTGCTTGTAGTATGGGAGAACAGCAATAACTTGATCTTCATATCTGACAGCATCCAACAAAGGTGCCACTCTCATTGACAGGTTAAAACCTCTAAGCAGTTTAAGTTCGTTTAATATTCGCTGTGGTGAAGACGTAACATATATTCTCTTTAAAGCCACAAGGTGGTACTTGTATTTGTGTTTATGCTTATGTTTGTGCTTGTGATcatcagattcttcttcatacgGATCCTGAAGGTTCTCGGCTTTGTAAACAGATGAGAATGTTCCCTCACCAATCTTGTCAAAAAGCCTGTACCTTTCC is a window encoding:
- the RPL24B gene encoding 60S ribosomal protein L24B, whose product is MKVEVDSFSGSKIYPGRGILYVRCDSKVFRFQNSKSTSLFHQRKNPRRLAWTVLFRKQHKKGVTEEVQKKRARKFVKHQRAVVGASLDLIKERRSMRPEQRKAKTQEALKVKKEKKKLDKEKRKTEKAKRVAGGFNNLSKQQAKGAYQKVQPSSY
- the RPL30 gene encoding 60S ribosomal protein L30 codes for the protein MNSKLSLAIRSGKYTLGYKSTVKSLRRGKAKLIIIAGNTPVLRKSELEYYAMLSKTPIYYFQGGNNELGTACGKLFRVSTLAVLDAGDSDILSAVEN
- a CDS encoding uncharacterized protein (EggNog:ENOG41) — protein: MSNSKEETTGTTSALGTDSTTEVTEAEESSPINESPLFDIYIRFNGDEERDYCFQVHADTTFGELVKIFDTLPLNLSPSIFYERIPTNFQLSTEPGVLTREGGLLFGDNAGKQQYLKLVRNDDVISEKSWPGQLIIPVFPERSFLKYSLISLLAVWLYTDLPDFISPTPGIGLLTALMRVAAYILTNVLNFKSLADSMLESVLSPTPIAAQILFFVLHIAKVLVIYLVMWLGAFNPYSIFKKAPAIQREALVKIGWTSSKKAIAMDFSKDYRTYRTSKVGGLLQAHRLGLLDKLRYTTVNLGPGEGFDSPLVWNLPKDTPDDGKFLLSYSYLKEQEEFFQERYSKVSDSEFASEYKHFRRYGPFDAPEKVTKFCDRRIMMKDGDITGKPFPEVKEDEKKDEKKEDEKKEPKSVEGKEQTPLLAEKQ